In the Zingiber officinale cultivar Zhangliang chromosome 5A, Zo_v1.1, whole genome shotgun sequence genome, GTAACATGCGAAGTTGTGAAGGCTCTTTGCTTTCATTTCATTCATTCCTCTACAAATCAACCAAAAGTTCAGCTGATGCAATTACATCTTTTGCTCAAATAGTTGAATCTAGATCTAAGAGATCTTCAGAAGTTGCATCTGAATATTGATGGTTATGGAAATTTGTGCGCATTCTTTCCCTTCTTCGACCTATTCTGTCATGCATTGCATGTCAAACTAGCAGTGGATTACTTATAGTAGAGGTAATCTATATATTATTCAGCTATAATCTAGCTTACAGGCAGATCATGCTTTTAAATATATGcttaaatattttaacaaaagcTGTTCTTGCTTCTTGATTAGTATAAACTGTTTTTTCACTTTTTAACAGGTTGTAGGGACCTTTGGAGGGCTCGGAGCAGCAGGGCTGTCTGCTTCACTTCTTACATCTGTTTTGCCAACCACCTTAGAGGATCTCCTTGCTCTTGCTTTTTGTTCAGCTGGTGGGTAAGTATTAAGGCCTTTCGCTAAATTTAGCTTCATTTCACTTGTTGCTTACACACAAAAATTAGGTGACTATTATATACTCAGATCTCTTATTGGTCTGTTCTCTCTTGAGTTAGTTGACAAAGATTGTGACTTTCCGTTGTCTACTAAAGAGAGCGGAGGGGACCTACACTAGCGATGCTTGGAGTTGAGCACTGATGTCATAGGcagagaggaagagatgagggAGATGGCCTGCCATGAATCTATTGAATAAACCACCATTCAAAGTAAAATCAAATGGTCATCTAAGAAAATAAGATCCACGTGAACAATTTTgaatatttatgatgtgtttaagcAAGAATGGCAATTCTGAGTGATGCGATAATAATGAGGGTCCCACTCCGCGGAGGATAGctaccacggtggaggtcaaagtcaaggtggtcaacactcAGAATATCATCGGCCGGTCGGGTGATTAGGTCAACGCTGAGATATCATCGGCCGGTCGGGCGATCATGTCTCGACCGGGGGAGAAGGGTCCGGTCCGACCCCGCCTTTAACACGGGGAGGTGTCAAAATGACCAATGCTTAATGGAGTATTGGACGTCGGACGGAGAAAGAAACGGTGTGCAGAAGCCGGGCTGAGCAGTTACCCCGCTTGACCAAGTAGCAGGACTCGACAAGCAGAGTGGAACTTCAACTGAGCGGACATGTCACAAACACAGTGGAATTCCGGCCAAGCGGACGTAGCACAAGCACAATGGAGTTCTGGCCGAGCGGACGTGGCACAAGCACTGTGGAGATCCGGCTGAGCGGACGCAACAGACATAGTGGAGTTCAGGCCGAGCAAACGGGACATAGGAATAGTGAAGTTCCGGCCGAGCgaccaacccgctcggcctagcagcatactctgttatccatcgacatccttttggagGTAGTGTCGTTAACACCGGGCATGGAtcaccagaagatcgtacggcgaaAGTTTTCACTGTCACTTCGGAGATATGATCGACCTATTAAGGTATTGTGTCGGGACACTTTACAATAAGtcttttcaagaaaaatttcgggaagcgtgcacgcgcgctaTAGGAGCTTTATATAATGGGTgtccaagcatcgacggaggtatgcaatatgCGATAGACACTGTTCTCGCTACTGttcattcttgttgctccgcctttTACTTCAtcgctggtgactgacttgagcatcggaggaccaaTGCTGGGGACCCCTTTCCTGGCTCGGCACTTACGTAATCTGTGTTGCAGATCGGTGCGGAATCTACAGACGATCaacgggagcgccacatccccaactttccatctcatcgactttcagacaggatcactcaGTTTTCCTTCTTTGTAGCACCGTAAGAATACACAATCTCGTCGGATAAATGTATTAAACCATGCTTCAGGCAACATGTGAGGAGGACATTATTGGGATTCACACGCTGATAGTGAATAGACTCTAGTTAGGTATTCAAAAACCTCAAAAGTTCTGATAAAAGATGTACGGATGAATGAAAAATACTGAACCTGTTTAGTCTAATTGCCTGTTGTATATCTCTCAGTCAATCATCCTTTCTGATTTTCGTTTAGCTTGTAGTTGTTTTCTCTACTTCTAGCTCAGTCACGGACATGAATGGAGCTTGGAAGTACCACTATTGCCCCATCCTTTTTAAGTGTTTCTTTTGACGTTGCAGGTGGCTTGCAATCTCAAATTttccaagaagaagaaaagagacaaTGGAGAAGGTCAGCAAGGTGGCTGATAAATTGGCTACCGAACTCAACGATGCTATGTTGAAGGACCTGATGAATAGCGTGGAGAAACTAAATCAGTTTGTCGAAGCTATTAGCAGACCTTATGTGGATGCAGCTCAGGACAGAATAGATCGATCCATAGAAATGCAAGAGGAGTTGGCAAAGGCTGAACAGAATCTACAAGCTCTGAGAGTCGAAATTCAAAACCTTCATGTTTCATGAAGCCGAAGCCCCTTGGGTACGTATCGAATCGCTAGTGAAGAGTTGTTGGATTCAGAGAAAGAGTTGATTTTTCAAGCGATATTCTTTGACGTTGTAAGAATACAACTTCGTTTATGATCCAGCCTTAGTACTACTTTAATGCGCGTCTCCATGTTCGAATTGATGCCAAAGATATTTGATATTttagttaaaaataaataattccaAAATATAAAAATGAGAGACTCCAAAATATGACAGATAGTGAGATCTCTTGCGCGACAGCGATGGTTGGATCAGGTcgattatttaaataattattaattaaatattttgttaggaaagattttatgtaattttatattttaataataaaaaaaaaaatagttgagAGAGTGACTGACCAGTGACCACCACACCAGCCAACAGCTAATAATCttcttatataattttatttctaaagaAATTGTTATCGGCTCTCCAACACCGATCTCTAACGGATCCTCGGATCCCACCCACGTTCCCGCCTCtccatcgatcgatcgattccaTAGATCGCTCGCCATGGCAGCCACCTTCCTCTCCGTCTCCATCCGTTCGCCGTCGACGCCCCTCTCCTCGGTTCTCCGCCCCGCCCGCAGAAGCTCCCCTATCCGTCGCCTTTGCAGCTTATCCTCCTCcgcctcctcttctcctcacTCGCGCTCCCATGGAGAAGGCATCCCCAACGCTCCCCGTTCCACTGCCGCTCGAGACGGGACCTATTTGGGTGCCGAGGTCGACCCCGATTCCAGGTTCGGTCACAAGCTCACAGTCGATCCCAGCGGCAATGCTCTCCTCAGCCCCGCGCCTACCACGGAGTCCACCGTCGAGAGGGTAAGCAACTCTGCTTCTATTCCTCCTTTATTCATCCTTGTGGTTTGGGGAATTCGTTGTTTGGCCCATGATCTCCATTCTTACCACTATTCCCTTTTCCTGAACCACTGGTTGGTGCATAATAGTTCAAAAATCTCTttactttgaaaataaaatttacatttgtAGATGATCTAGTTGATGGGGATTTCTAACTAGGAGATGTCAAATAACAAAACTTTTCCGGATTTTttagtgaatttttttttttttgacctttGTATAGGGAATTTCTGGCTACGAgaatttgtgtgtgtgtgtgacaaCAACTTGTCAGCTCAAGTTGTCATATGTTTTCAATGAAAATCACGGCAAGAGGAAGTTTTTTTGGGCTCTGATATGCTTTTGTATAGTGTCGATGTTCTTTACTTCTATTTTACTGATAGTATAATCTTGAATTTTGGTTAACCAAATAAGTGCATTTCTTTAACTACTGCTAGCTtaacaaaataatgaaatatattTCTGAACTAAAATGCAGGTGATTTTTGATTTTCGCTTCCTAGCCCTGCTGGCTGTTGGTGGCTCACTTGCTGGATCTATATTATGTTTTCTAAATGTAAGTTATTCCAAGTTAAATATAATCTTTTTGTAAAAACATAAGTATGTCCTTTTTTCTAACAAAACAGACTATTTCTATTATGTATTTAATAACAGCACATTCATAGCTCTGAATTTGGGAAACAATGGCCATTACATGACTAGTTTTCCTGTTACTGGTAAATATGTTATTTTTGTGGTGtatcatttgttctttattattgtCAATATGCAAAGATCTAAAAGTTTATCTGGTGAGATTTTTCATAGCATTAATCTTTGATTTAATTTCTGTAGCAAAAGTTGAATCGACAAGAACCATTTAGTTTTCCAATTTTCTAATGGACAGTATATTTACTAGCTGACATTAATCATCACATCGACTCAAGTTTGTCCCAAGAGTTGGTTATATGGATCTTATCACTCCATTCATCAATTCATCTCTATGCAAGGATAAATTACTAGTTGCATTCATACAACATGAATGCGTCCGCCAAAATGTTGCAGTATGTTAACACTCGTCTCTTGTACAAAACTAATGGAACTTTAATTTTCAAAGTCAATGGAGAATGTGCATGTGATTTGGTGCATTCTTGTCAATCTATGCACATATATAATTGAAGTTGATGTGCAAAGGGAAATACCTTTCTGATGAATTCAAATTTGTTATAATAAAAGCTGAATGAAATATGGAGCTAGATCAGACAACATCGAGCTTCAATACCGATGGTACTTGTACAAACTTGATACAAATTCAGGCTTATATTATTTTTGCATTTTATGCATATTCTTTTATGTCATTGATTCTCCTGTAAGCATAATTTTTCCCTTTGAAGTTTCAAGTACCTTGAATGCTTTTTTTGTTCCCTAAAATTTTCACTTTATTAGGGCTGTGTATACATAGTTGATGCATATAAGATTTACTGGACAAGCTGTGTTAAAGGTGTTCATACTGGACAAATGGTACTCCGGTTAGTTGAGGCTATTGGTAAGTGTATTTCTGATTAATTATGGCtttgatgattgttgcatatCATACCACCATATTAATTATTAAGGAGATAAGGACCTTCTGCAAGGCTTTCAACAATATTCGTATATTGCTTTCTTATTGTGATACAGAAGTGGTATTATGGTCCAGAACATGTAGTATACCTCAAACTGTATTAGAACGAAGTATGAATGAATCTGATTGATACAATAGAATATTCTGGATTGTGTGTTCTAGTATGCTTCAACGATATTACTGATGTCAAATATACAATAGTGAAGGCATCAGTCAAATTTCTGTAAAAGCTTGCTATCAAAGCGATATTAATTTGAATGAGTAAATTTTATGATCCACAAACTTGTGAACATCTCTATATTGTGTAAGATACATAGGATCACAAGCATAGTGTTAGGAAATGAAGTAAAATATCACATGTGGTTTCGGTTCCTCATCCTCACCAAGTTTGTCTTGTCTTGTGTTGAGAGATTGTAACTTGTTAGGTGCTCTTGTCCTACATATGGCATACTATATTTGGTATTACCCTAATGGCATAATAGTCCATACGAGTTAAAAAATATGTACATTTGATACTCCCTCTCAAGCCAGTGCGTATAAATTGATTGATGTCTTACATGTTTACAAAACAGAAAATGTACCAAAATAGAGTGCGAGTGGGCTTGGTTGAAAGCCAATCCTTACTCCGATAGATTTGGTAGCTTGATTTGTGATTTAAAAGCGTAATCCAAAAGAGTATGATGTTCCTAACTGCCCCTCAACTGATAATACAAGTGAACATGGGACTTGCTAATTCATTTAAGTTTAAACATGCTAGGAATTTGCAATTTACAGAAAGATTAGTTTGGATTTCTTTTGACATGTATTTCGAGCTTGCTTGAAGTGTTATTTCCTCCCCGAAAGTTGTAGTGATAATTTATTATATCTGCAGACGTTTATCTTGCTGGAACAGTGATGCTGATTTTTGGTATGGGTTTATATGGACTGTTCATCAGCAATGTAACCCCTGAGACACCTTCTGATGTTGATCGTGCTTTAAAGGGATCTTCTCTGTTTGGGATGTTTGCCTTAAAGGTACTAATAATCTtcaagagataaaaaaaaaaaactagtaagCTCTGGAATTAATCTTTTTCAAATGCTCCAACTTAGTACTAAATTTCTGcttcaaaacaatttttctttcttCCTGGACTTACTGGTAATTGTGTCTCTTAACTGTATCAATAATGAGGTTCCAGCATCTTTTTCCAATCTAGCAAATTGTATTTTACTCCACATCCTCCTACGAACAAGAAACAATTTTACTTTCCTGAGTTGTGTTCCAATTGGCCTACGTGCAACAACAACGTTGGAATTGCTAACAAATCcttttctacaaaaaaaaaaaaaaatgatgagttTTTTTTCCATACAGGAGAGGCCAAAGTGGATGCAGATTAGCTCACTTGACGAGTTAAAAACAAAGGTCGGGCATGTCATTGTCATGATTCTCCTGGTGAAGATGTTTGAAAGAAGCAAAATGGTGACGATAGCTACTGGGATGGATCTT is a window encoding:
- the LOC121979337 gene encoding uncharacterized protein LOC121979337; this encodes MAATFLSVSIRSPSTPLSSVLRPARRSSPIRRLCSLSSSASSSPHSRSHGEGIPNAPRSTAARDGTYLGAEVDPDSRFGHKLTVDPSGNALLSPAPTTESTVERVIFDFRFLALLAVGGSLAGSILCFLNGCVYIVDAYKIYWTSCVKGVHTGQMVLRLVEAIDVYLAGTVMLIFGMGLYGLFISNVTPETPSDVDRALKGSSLFGMFALKERPKWMQISSLDELKTKVGHVIVMILLVKMFERSKMVTIATGMDLLCYSICIFLSSASLYILHNLHKSD